The following are from one region of the Colius striatus isolate bColStr4 chromosome Z, bColStr4.1.hap1, whole genome shotgun sequence genome:
- the OSBPL7 gene encoding oxysterol-binding protein-related protein 7 isoform X5 → MGSHEKDPCSPKRALSRSNSTVSSKHSSIQQQGSESWEVVEELLTQGSPGQEPQRHEGYLLKKRKWPLKGWHKRYFVLENGILKYATTRQDVLKGKVHGAIDVRQSVMSVNKKAQRVDLDTEENIYHLKIKSPELFASWVSSLCSHHQGDGAGPTGKSPTDVQGPWTRILPSGSAPALSTLASSQDKVNAWLKDSEGLERCSAELLECQAKLQELTGMLQSLEALHRIPSAPLISSSQPSAATERPKKGRRSTRIWCTQSFAKDDTIGRVRVGRLHGSVPNLSRYLEPSQSQLSFSLPPEYSQLQRSFWVLAQKVHSSLSSIVAVLMAERARLEEMRQALDRQRSAPRLDAAGSARAALRRFHSLSVSSDTTLDSFASLHPDEPDALPAKGREQQLSNRSIVSLADSHTEFFDACEVFLSASSSENEPSDDESCISEATTSACEDATEPGGSGRPPTGAEGSGVPVEPLPLELPGPDPRRRSRLPAPPAPSGDVSLWGLLRSSVGKDLSRVALPVQLNEPLNTLQRLCEELEYSALLDRASRARDPRQRLVYMAAFAVSAYASTYYRAGSKPFNPVLGETYECVRPDRGFRFISEQVCHHPPISACHAESDNFIFWQDMRWKNKFWGKSLEIVPMGTVNVQLPRTGDHFEWNKVTTCIHNVLSGPRWIEHYGEVLIRNTRDPSYHCKITFCKARYWGAGANEVQGVVLSRSGKVVERLAGKWHEGLHRGPAPGQCIWRASPMPHDHERNYGFTQFALELNELTPELRRVLPPTDTRLRPDQRYLEEGNVPAAETQKRQIEQLQRDRRRVMEENNITHQARFFRRMTDANGKESWVTNNTYWKLRLDPGFAHLDSAVLW, encoded by the exons ATGGGCAGCCATGAGAAGGACCCGTGCTCTCCAAAAAGAGCCCTGTCACGCTCCAACAGCACTGTGTCTTCCAAGCACAGCAGCATTCAGCAG CAGGGCTCAGAGAGCTGGGAAGTGGTGGAGGAGCTGCTcacacagggcagcccaggCCAGGAGCCGCAGCGACACGAAGGGTACCTGctcaagaagagaaaatggccccTGAAGGGCTGGCACAAG AGGTACTTTGTGTTGGAAAACGGCATCCTGAAATATGCCACCACGCGCCAGGAT GTCCTCAAGGGCAAAGTGCATGGTGCCATTGATGTCCGTCAGTCTGTCATGTCTGTCAACAAGAAGGCGCAGCGGGTTGACCTGGACACAGAGGAGAACATCTACCACCTCAAG ATCAAGTCCCCAGAGCTCTTTGCCAGCTGGGtgagcagcctctgctcccatCACCAGGGTGATGGTGCAGGTCCCACAGGGAAGTCCCCCACCGATGTGCAG ggccCATGGACGAGGATCCTGCCCTCTGGCAGTGCCCCTGCCCTCTCCACCCTCGCCAGCTCCCAGGACAAGGTGAATGCGTGGCTGAAGGACAGCGAGGGGCTGGAGCGCTGCTCGGCTG AGCTGTTGGAGTGCCAAGcaaagctgcaggagctgactgGCATGTTGCAGAGCCTGGAGGCCCTGCACCgcatcccctcagcccccctcaTCTCCAGCAGCCAG ccctcagctgccACAGAGAGGCCCAAGAAGGGCAGAAGGAGCACCAGAATCTGGTGCACCCAGAGCTTTGCCAAGGACGACACCATTGGCAGGGTGAGG GTGGGCCGCCTGCATGGCTCTGTCCCCAACCTCTCACGCTACCTGGAGCCATCCCAGAGCCAGCTGTCCTTCAGCCTCCCTCCTGAGTACAGCCAGTTGCAGAGGAGCTTCTGGGTCCTGGCCCAGAAAG TGCACAGCTCACTCAGCAGCATCGTGGCCGTGCTGATGGCTGAGAGGGCCCGTCTGGAGGAGATGCGGCAGGCGCTGGACCGGCAGCGCTCAGCCCCACGCCTGGATGCTGCTGGCAGTGCCAGG GCTGCCCTGCGCCGCTTCCACTCCCTCTCCGTGTCCTCTGACACCACCCTGGACTCCTTTGCCTCCCTGCACCCCGACGAG CCGGATGCGCTGCCGGCCAAGGGGCGTGAGCAGCAGCTCTCTAACCGCAGCATCGTCTCGCTGGCCGACTCGCACACCGAGTTTTTCGACGCCTGCGAAGTTTTCCTCTCAGCCAGCTCCTCCGAGAATGAG ccctcGGATGATGAGTCTTGCATCAGCGAGGCCACCACCAGCGCCTGCGAGGACGCGACCGAGCCGGGGGGGTCGGGCCGGCCCCCGACAG gagcagagggctcGGGGGTGCCCGTGGAGCCGCTGCCGTTGGAGCTGCCGGGGCCGGACCCCAGGCGAAGAAGTCGCCTCCCCGCCCCCCCAGCGCCGTCCGGGGACGTGAGCCTGTGGGGGCTGCTGCGGAGCAGCGTGGGGAAGGATCTGTCACGCGTGGCTCTGCCTGTGCAGCTGAACGAGCCGCTCAACACGCTCCAGCGTCTGTGCGAAGAGCTGGAGTACAGCGCGCTGCTGGACCGCGCCAGCCGCGCCCGCGACCCCCGGCAGCGCCTG GTCTATATGGCTGCCTTTGCCGTGTCTGCCTATGCCTCCACCTACTACCGGGCGGGCAGCAAACCTTTCAACCCGGTGCTGGGCGAGACCTACGAGTGTGTGCGGCCTGACCGTGGCTTCCGCTTCATCAGTGAGCAG GTCTGCCACCACCCCCCCATCTCCGCTTGCCATGCCGAGTCCGACAACTTCATCTTCTGGCAAG ACATGAGGTGGAAAAACAAATTCTGGGGCAAGTCACTGGAGATCGTCCCCATGGGCACCGTCAATGTCCAGCTGCCCAG GACCGGGGACCACTTTGAGTGGAACAAGGTGACAACTTGCATCCACAACGTCCTCAGCGGGCCCCGCTGGATCGAGCACTACGGCGAGGTGCTGATCCGCAACACCCGCGACCCCTCCTACCACTGCAAGATCACCTTTTGCAAG GCTCGGTACTGGGGCGCGGGGGCCAACGAGGTGCAGGGGGTCGTGCTGAGCCGCAGCGGGAAGGTGGTGGAGCGTTTGGCGGGGAAGTGGCACGAAGGGCTGCACCGCGGCCCGGCTCCGGGACAGTGCATCTGGAGAGCCA GCCCTATGCCCCACGACCATGAGAGGAACTACGGCTTCACCCAGTTTGCCCTGGAGCTGAACGAGCTGACACCTGAGCTGCGGCGGGTGCTGCCCCCCACTGACACCCGCCTGCGACCTGACCAGCG gtACCTGGAGGAAGGGAATGTGCCAGCAGCTGAGACGCAGAAGCGCCAGATTGAGCAGCTGCAACGGGACCGGCGCCGGGTGATGGAGGAGAACAACATCACCCACCAGGCTCGCTTCTTCAG GCGGATGACGGATGCCAATGGGAAGGAGTCGTGGGTCACCAACAACACCTACTGGAAGCTGCGCTTGGACCCCGGCTTCGCCCACCTGGACAGTGCAGTGCTGTGGTAG
- the OSBPL7 gene encoding oxysterol-binding protein-related protein 7 isoform X1 has translation MGSHEKDPCSPKRALSRSNSTVSSKHSSIQQQGSESWEVVEELLTQGSPGQEPQRHEGYLLKKRKWPLKGWHKRYFVLENGILKYATTRQDVLKGKVHGAIDVRQSVMSVNKKAQRVDLDTEENIYHLKIKSPELFASWVSSLCSHHQGDGAGPTGKSPTDVQGPWTRILPSGSAPALSTLASSQDKVNAWLKDSEGLERCSAELLECQAKLQELTGMLQSLEALHRIPSAPLISSSQPSAATERPKKGRRSTRIWCTQSFAKDDTIGRVRVGRLHGSVPNLSRYLEPSQSQLSFSLPPEYSQLQRSFWVLAQKVHSSLSSIVAVLMAERARLEEMRQALDRQRSAPRLDAAGSARAALRRFHSLSVSSDTTLDSFASLHPDEPDALPAKGREQQLSNRSIVSLADSHTEFFDACEVFLSASSSENEPPTLPCPQPSDDESCISEATTSACEDATEPGGSGRPPTGAEGSGVPVEPLPLELPGPDPRRRSRLPAPPAPSGDVSLWGLLRSSVGKDLSRVALPVQLNEPLNTLQRLCEELEYSALLDRASRARDPRQRLVYMAAFAVSAYASTYYRAGSKPFNPVLGETYECVRPDRGFRFISEQVCHHPPISACHAESDNFIFWQDMRWKNKFWGKSLEIVPMGTVNVQLPRTGDHFEWNKVTTCIHNVLSGPRWIEHYGEVLIRNTRDPSYHCKITFCKARYWGAGANEVQGVVLSRSGKVVERLAGKWHEGLHRGPAPGQCIWRASPMPHDHERNYGFTQFALELNELTPELRRVLPPTDTRLRPDQRYLEEGNVPAAETQKRQIEQLQRDRRRVMEENNITHQARFFRRMTDANGKESWVTNNTYWKLRLDPGFAHLDSAVLW, from the exons ATGGGCAGCCATGAGAAGGACCCGTGCTCTCCAAAAAGAGCCCTGTCACGCTCCAACAGCACTGTGTCTTCCAAGCACAGCAGCATTCAGCAG CAGGGCTCAGAGAGCTGGGAAGTGGTGGAGGAGCTGCTcacacagggcagcccaggCCAGGAGCCGCAGCGACACGAAGGGTACCTGctcaagaagagaaaatggccccTGAAGGGCTGGCACAAG AGGTACTTTGTGTTGGAAAACGGCATCCTGAAATATGCCACCACGCGCCAGGAT GTCCTCAAGGGCAAAGTGCATGGTGCCATTGATGTCCGTCAGTCTGTCATGTCTGTCAACAAGAAGGCGCAGCGGGTTGACCTGGACACAGAGGAGAACATCTACCACCTCAAG ATCAAGTCCCCAGAGCTCTTTGCCAGCTGGGtgagcagcctctgctcccatCACCAGGGTGATGGTGCAGGTCCCACAGGGAAGTCCCCCACCGATGTGCAG ggccCATGGACGAGGATCCTGCCCTCTGGCAGTGCCCCTGCCCTCTCCACCCTCGCCAGCTCCCAGGACAAGGTGAATGCGTGGCTGAAGGACAGCGAGGGGCTGGAGCGCTGCTCGGCTG AGCTGTTGGAGTGCCAAGcaaagctgcaggagctgactgGCATGTTGCAGAGCCTGGAGGCCCTGCACCgcatcccctcagcccccctcaTCTCCAGCAGCCAG ccctcagctgccACAGAGAGGCCCAAGAAGGGCAGAAGGAGCACCAGAATCTGGTGCACCCAGAGCTTTGCCAAGGACGACACCATTGGCAGGGTGAGG GTGGGCCGCCTGCATGGCTCTGTCCCCAACCTCTCACGCTACCTGGAGCCATCCCAGAGCCAGCTGTCCTTCAGCCTCCCTCCTGAGTACAGCCAGTTGCAGAGGAGCTTCTGGGTCCTGGCCCAGAAAG TGCACAGCTCACTCAGCAGCATCGTGGCCGTGCTGATGGCTGAGAGGGCCCGTCTGGAGGAGATGCGGCAGGCGCTGGACCGGCAGCGCTCAGCCCCACGCCTGGATGCTGCTGGCAGTGCCAGG GCTGCCCTGCGCCGCTTCCACTCCCTCTCCGTGTCCTCTGACACCACCCTGGACTCCTTTGCCTCCCTGCACCCCGACGAG CCGGATGCGCTGCCGGCCAAGGGGCGTGAGCAGCAGCTCTCTAACCGCAGCATCGTCTCGCTGGCCGACTCGCACACCGAGTTTTTCGACGCCTGCGAAGTTTTCCTCTCAGCCAGCTCCTCCGAGAATGAG CCGCCGACGctcccctgtccccagccctcGGATGATGAGTCTTGCATCAGCGAGGCCACCACCAGCGCCTGCGAGGACGCGACCGAGCCGGGGGGGTCGGGCCGGCCCCCGACAG gagcagagggctcGGGGGTGCCCGTGGAGCCGCTGCCGTTGGAGCTGCCGGGGCCGGACCCCAGGCGAAGAAGTCGCCTCCCCGCCCCCCCAGCGCCGTCCGGGGACGTGAGCCTGTGGGGGCTGCTGCGGAGCAGCGTGGGGAAGGATCTGTCACGCGTGGCTCTGCCTGTGCAGCTGAACGAGCCGCTCAACACGCTCCAGCGTCTGTGCGAAGAGCTGGAGTACAGCGCGCTGCTGGACCGCGCCAGCCGCGCCCGCGACCCCCGGCAGCGCCTG GTCTATATGGCTGCCTTTGCCGTGTCTGCCTATGCCTCCACCTACTACCGGGCGGGCAGCAAACCTTTCAACCCGGTGCTGGGCGAGACCTACGAGTGTGTGCGGCCTGACCGTGGCTTCCGCTTCATCAGTGAGCAG GTCTGCCACCACCCCCCCATCTCCGCTTGCCATGCCGAGTCCGACAACTTCATCTTCTGGCAAG ACATGAGGTGGAAAAACAAATTCTGGGGCAAGTCACTGGAGATCGTCCCCATGGGCACCGTCAATGTCCAGCTGCCCAG GACCGGGGACCACTTTGAGTGGAACAAGGTGACAACTTGCATCCACAACGTCCTCAGCGGGCCCCGCTGGATCGAGCACTACGGCGAGGTGCTGATCCGCAACACCCGCGACCCCTCCTACCACTGCAAGATCACCTTTTGCAAG GCTCGGTACTGGGGCGCGGGGGCCAACGAGGTGCAGGGGGTCGTGCTGAGCCGCAGCGGGAAGGTGGTGGAGCGTTTGGCGGGGAAGTGGCACGAAGGGCTGCACCGCGGCCCGGCTCCGGGACAGTGCATCTGGAGAGCCA GCCCTATGCCCCACGACCATGAGAGGAACTACGGCTTCACCCAGTTTGCCCTGGAGCTGAACGAGCTGACACCTGAGCTGCGGCGGGTGCTGCCCCCCACTGACACCCGCCTGCGACCTGACCAGCG gtACCTGGAGGAAGGGAATGTGCCAGCAGCTGAGACGCAGAAGCGCCAGATTGAGCAGCTGCAACGGGACCGGCGCCGGGTGATGGAGGAGAACAACATCACCCACCAGGCTCGCTTCTTCAG GCGGATGACGGATGCCAATGGGAAGGAGTCGTGGGTCACCAACAACACCTACTGGAAGCTGCGCTTGGACCCCGGCTTCGCCCACCTGGACAGTGCAGTGCTGTGGTAG
- the OSBPL7 gene encoding oxysterol-binding protein-related protein 7 isoform X6, whose translation MRPAPAARPLPAQQGSESWEVVEELLTQGSPGQEPQRHEGYLLKKRKWPLKGWHKRYFVLENGILKYATTRQDVLKGKVHGAIDVRQSVMSVNKKAQRVDLDTEENIYHLKIKSPELFASWVSSLCSHHQGDGAGPTGKSPTDVQGPWTRILPSGSAPALSTLASSQDKVNAWLKDSEGLERCSAELLECQAKLQELTGMLQSLEALHRIPSAPLISSSQPSAATERPKKGRRSTRIWCTQSFAKDDTIGRVRVGRLHGSVPNLSRYLEPSQSQLSFSLPPEYSQLQRSFWVLAQKVHSSLSSIVAVLMAERARLEEMRQALDRQRSAPRLDAAGSARAALRRFHSLSVSSDTTLDSFASLHPDEPDALPAKGREQQLSNRSIVSLADSHTEFFDACEVFLSASSSENEPPTLPCPQPSDDESCISEATTSACEDATEPGGSGRPPTGAEGSGVPVEPLPLELPGPDPRRRSRLPAPPAPSGDVSLWGLLRSSVGKDLSRVALPVQLNEPLNTLQRLCEELEYSALLDRASRARDPRQRLVYMAAFAVSAYASTYYRAGSKPFNPVLGETYECVRPDRGFRFISEQVCHHPPISACHAESDNFIFWQDMRWKNKFWGKSLEIVPMGTVNVQLPRTGDHFEWNKVTTCIHNVLSGPRWIEHYGEVLIRNTRDPSYHCKITFCKARYWGAGANEVQGVVLSRSGKVVERLAGKWHEGLHRGPAPGQCIWRASPMPHDHERNYGFTQFALELNELTPELRRVLPPTDTRLRPDQRYLEEGNVPAAETQKRQIEQLQRDRRRVMEENNITHQARFFRRMTDANGKESWVTNNTYWKLRLDPGFAHLDSAVLW comes from the exons ATGCGACCAGCCCCGGCCGCCCGGCCGCTGCCCGCTCAG CAGGGCTCAGAGAGCTGGGAAGTGGTGGAGGAGCTGCTcacacagggcagcccaggCCAGGAGCCGCAGCGACACGAAGGGTACCTGctcaagaagagaaaatggccccTGAAGGGCTGGCACAAG AGGTACTTTGTGTTGGAAAACGGCATCCTGAAATATGCCACCACGCGCCAGGAT GTCCTCAAGGGCAAAGTGCATGGTGCCATTGATGTCCGTCAGTCTGTCATGTCTGTCAACAAGAAGGCGCAGCGGGTTGACCTGGACACAGAGGAGAACATCTACCACCTCAAG ATCAAGTCCCCAGAGCTCTTTGCCAGCTGGGtgagcagcctctgctcccatCACCAGGGTGATGGTGCAGGTCCCACAGGGAAGTCCCCCACCGATGTGCAG ggccCATGGACGAGGATCCTGCCCTCTGGCAGTGCCCCTGCCCTCTCCACCCTCGCCAGCTCCCAGGACAAGGTGAATGCGTGGCTGAAGGACAGCGAGGGGCTGGAGCGCTGCTCGGCTG AGCTGTTGGAGTGCCAAGcaaagctgcaggagctgactgGCATGTTGCAGAGCCTGGAGGCCCTGCACCgcatcccctcagcccccctcaTCTCCAGCAGCCAG ccctcagctgccACAGAGAGGCCCAAGAAGGGCAGAAGGAGCACCAGAATCTGGTGCACCCAGAGCTTTGCCAAGGACGACACCATTGGCAGGGTGAGG GTGGGCCGCCTGCATGGCTCTGTCCCCAACCTCTCACGCTACCTGGAGCCATCCCAGAGCCAGCTGTCCTTCAGCCTCCCTCCTGAGTACAGCCAGTTGCAGAGGAGCTTCTGGGTCCTGGCCCAGAAAG TGCACAGCTCACTCAGCAGCATCGTGGCCGTGCTGATGGCTGAGAGGGCCCGTCTGGAGGAGATGCGGCAGGCGCTGGACCGGCAGCGCTCAGCCCCACGCCTGGATGCTGCTGGCAGTGCCAGG GCTGCCCTGCGCCGCTTCCACTCCCTCTCCGTGTCCTCTGACACCACCCTGGACTCCTTTGCCTCCCTGCACCCCGACGAG CCGGATGCGCTGCCGGCCAAGGGGCGTGAGCAGCAGCTCTCTAACCGCAGCATCGTCTCGCTGGCCGACTCGCACACCGAGTTTTTCGACGCCTGCGAAGTTTTCCTCTCAGCCAGCTCCTCCGAGAATGAG CCGCCGACGctcccctgtccccagccctcGGATGATGAGTCTTGCATCAGCGAGGCCACCACCAGCGCCTGCGAGGACGCGACCGAGCCGGGGGGGTCGGGCCGGCCCCCGACAG gagcagagggctcGGGGGTGCCCGTGGAGCCGCTGCCGTTGGAGCTGCCGGGGCCGGACCCCAGGCGAAGAAGTCGCCTCCCCGCCCCCCCAGCGCCGTCCGGGGACGTGAGCCTGTGGGGGCTGCTGCGGAGCAGCGTGGGGAAGGATCTGTCACGCGTGGCTCTGCCTGTGCAGCTGAACGAGCCGCTCAACACGCTCCAGCGTCTGTGCGAAGAGCTGGAGTACAGCGCGCTGCTGGACCGCGCCAGCCGCGCCCGCGACCCCCGGCAGCGCCTG GTCTATATGGCTGCCTTTGCCGTGTCTGCCTATGCCTCCACCTACTACCGGGCGGGCAGCAAACCTTTCAACCCGGTGCTGGGCGAGACCTACGAGTGTGTGCGGCCTGACCGTGGCTTCCGCTTCATCAGTGAGCAG GTCTGCCACCACCCCCCCATCTCCGCTTGCCATGCCGAGTCCGACAACTTCATCTTCTGGCAAG ACATGAGGTGGAAAAACAAATTCTGGGGCAAGTCACTGGAGATCGTCCCCATGGGCACCGTCAATGTCCAGCTGCCCAG GACCGGGGACCACTTTGAGTGGAACAAGGTGACAACTTGCATCCACAACGTCCTCAGCGGGCCCCGCTGGATCGAGCACTACGGCGAGGTGCTGATCCGCAACACCCGCGACCCCTCCTACCACTGCAAGATCACCTTTTGCAAG GCTCGGTACTGGGGCGCGGGGGCCAACGAGGTGCAGGGGGTCGTGCTGAGCCGCAGCGGGAAGGTGGTGGAGCGTTTGGCGGGGAAGTGGCACGAAGGGCTGCACCGCGGCCCGGCTCCGGGACAGTGCATCTGGAGAGCCA GCCCTATGCCCCACGACCATGAGAGGAACTACGGCTTCACCCAGTTTGCCCTGGAGCTGAACGAGCTGACACCTGAGCTGCGGCGGGTGCTGCCCCCCACTGACACCCGCCTGCGACCTGACCAGCG gtACCTGGAGGAAGGGAATGTGCCAGCAGCTGAGACGCAGAAGCGCCAGATTGAGCAGCTGCAACGGGACCGGCGCCGGGTGATGGAGGAGAACAACATCACCCACCAGGCTCGCTTCTTCAG GCGGATGACGGATGCCAATGGGAAGGAGTCGTGGGTCACCAACAACACCTACTGGAAGCTGCGCTTGGACCCCGGCTTCGCCCACCTGGACAGTGCAGTGCTGTGGTAG
- the OSBPL7 gene encoding oxysterol-binding protein-related protein 7 isoform X8 — protein MGSHEKDPCSPKRALSRSNSTVSSKHSSIQQGSESWEVVEELLTQGSPGQEPQRHEGYLLKKRKWPLKGWHKRYFVLENGILKYATTRQDVLKGKVHGAIDVRQSVMSVNKKAQRVDLDTEENIYHLKIKSPELFASWVSSLCSHHQGDGAGPTGKSPTDVQGPWTRILPSGSAPALSTLASSQDKVNAWLKDSEGLERCSAELLECQAKLQELTGMLQSLEALHRIPSAPLISSSQPSAATERPKKGRRSTRIWCTQSFAKDDTIGRVGRLHGSVPNLSRYLEPSQSQLSFSLPPEYSQLQRSFWVLAQKVHSSLSSIVAVLMAERARLEEMRQALDRQRSAPRLDAAGSARAALRRFHSLSVSSDTTLDSFASLHPDEPDALPAKGREQQLSNRSIVSLADSHTEFFDACEVFLSASSSENEPSDDESCISEATTSACEDATEPGGSGRPPTGAEGSGVPVEPLPLELPGPDPRRRSRLPAPPAPSGDVSLWGLLRSSVGKDLSRVALPVQLNEPLNTLQRLCEELEYSALLDRASRARDPRQRLVYMAAFAVSAYASTYYRAGSKPFNPVLGETYECVRPDRGFRFISEQVCHHPPISACHAESDNFIFWQDMRWKNKFWGKSLEIVPMGTVNVQLPRTGDHFEWNKVTTCIHNVLSGPRWIEHYGEVLIRNTRDPSYHCKITFCKARYWGAGANEVQGVVLSRSGKVVERLAGKWHEGLHRGPAPGQCIWRASPMPHDHERNYGFTQFALELNELTPELRRVLPPTDTRLRPDQRYLEEGNVPAAETQKRQIEQLQRDRRRVMEENNITHQARFFRRMTDANGKESWVTNNTYWKLRLDPGFAHLDSAVLW, from the exons ATGGGCAGCCATGAGAAGGACCCGTGCTCTCCAAAAAGAGCCCTGTCACGCTCCAACAGCACTGTGTCTTCCAAGCACAGCAGCATTCAGCAG GGCTCAGAGAGCTGGGAAGTGGTGGAGGAGCTGCTcacacagggcagcccaggCCAGGAGCCGCAGCGACACGAAGGGTACCTGctcaagaagagaaaatggccccTGAAGGGCTGGCACAAG AGGTACTTTGTGTTGGAAAACGGCATCCTGAAATATGCCACCACGCGCCAGGAT GTCCTCAAGGGCAAAGTGCATGGTGCCATTGATGTCCGTCAGTCTGTCATGTCTGTCAACAAGAAGGCGCAGCGGGTTGACCTGGACACAGAGGAGAACATCTACCACCTCAAG ATCAAGTCCCCAGAGCTCTTTGCCAGCTGGGtgagcagcctctgctcccatCACCAGGGTGATGGTGCAGGTCCCACAGGGAAGTCCCCCACCGATGTGCAG ggccCATGGACGAGGATCCTGCCCTCTGGCAGTGCCCCTGCCCTCTCCACCCTCGCCAGCTCCCAGGACAAGGTGAATGCGTGGCTGAAGGACAGCGAGGGGCTGGAGCGCTGCTCGGCTG AGCTGTTGGAGTGCCAAGcaaagctgcaggagctgactgGCATGTTGCAGAGCCTGGAGGCCCTGCACCgcatcccctcagcccccctcaTCTCCAGCAGCCAG ccctcagctgccACAGAGAGGCCCAAGAAGGGCAGAAGGAGCACCAGAATCTGGTGCACCCAGAGCTTTGCCAAGGACGACACCATTGGCAGG GTGGGCCGCCTGCATGGCTCTGTCCCCAACCTCTCACGCTACCTGGAGCCATCCCAGAGCCAGCTGTCCTTCAGCCTCCCTCCTGAGTACAGCCAGTTGCAGAGGAGCTTCTGGGTCCTGGCCCAGAAAG TGCACAGCTCACTCAGCAGCATCGTGGCCGTGCTGATGGCTGAGAGGGCCCGTCTGGAGGAGATGCGGCAGGCGCTGGACCGGCAGCGCTCAGCCCCACGCCTGGATGCTGCTGGCAGTGCCAGG GCTGCCCTGCGCCGCTTCCACTCCCTCTCCGTGTCCTCTGACACCACCCTGGACTCCTTTGCCTCCCTGCACCCCGACGAG CCGGATGCGCTGCCGGCCAAGGGGCGTGAGCAGCAGCTCTCTAACCGCAGCATCGTCTCGCTGGCCGACTCGCACACCGAGTTTTTCGACGCCTGCGAAGTTTTCCTCTCAGCCAGCTCCTCCGAGAATGAG ccctcGGATGATGAGTCTTGCATCAGCGAGGCCACCACCAGCGCCTGCGAGGACGCGACCGAGCCGGGGGGGTCGGGCCGGCCCCCGACAG gagcagagggctcGGGGGTGCCCGTGGAGCCGCTGCCGTTGGAGCTGCCGGGGCCGGACCCCAGGCGAAGAAGTCGCCTCCCCGCCCCCCCAGCGCCGTCCGGGGACGTGAGCCTGTGGGGGCTGCTGCGGAGCAGCGTGGGGAAGGATCTGTCACGCGTGGCTCTGCCTGTGCAGCTGAACGAGCCGCTCAACACGCTCCAGCGTCTGTGCGAAGAGCTGGAGTACAGCGCGCTGCTGGACCGCGCCAGCCGCGCCCGCGACCCCCGGCAGCGCCTG GTCTATATGGCTGCCTTTGCCGTGTCTGCCTATGCCTCCACCTACTACCGGGCGGGCAGCAAACCTTTCAACCCGGTGCTGGGCGAGACCTACGAGTGTGTGCGGCCTGACCGTGGCTTCCGCTTCATCAGTGAGCAG GTCTGCCACCACCCCCCCATCTCCGCTTGCCATGCCGAGTCCGACAACTTCATCTTCTGGCAAG ACATGAGGTGGAAAAACAAATTCTGGGGCAAGTCACTGGAGATCGTCCCCATGGGCACCGTCAATGTCCAGCTGCCCAG GACCGGGGACCACTTTGAGTGGAACAAGGTGACAACTTGCATCCACAACGTCCTCAGCGGGCCCCGCTGGATCGAGCACTACGGCGAGGTGCTGATCCGCAACACCCGCGACCCCTCCTACCACTGCAAGATCACCTTTTGCAAG GCTCGGTACTGGGGCGCGGGGGCCAACGAGGTGCAGGGGGTCGTGCTGAGCCGCAGCGGGAAGGTGGTGGAGCGTTTGGCGGGGAAGTGGCACGAAGGGCTGCACCGCGGCCCGGCTCCGGGACAGTGCATCTGGAGAGCCA GCCCTATGCCCCACGACCATGAGAGGAACTACGGCTTCACCCAGTTTGCCCTGGAGCTGAACGAGCTGACACCTGAGCTGCGGCGGGTGCTGCCCCCCACTGACACCCGCCTGCGACCTGACCAGCG gtACCTGGAGGAAGGGAATGTGCCAGCAGCTGAGACGCAGAAGCGCCAGATTGAGCAGCTGCAACGGGACCGGCGCCGGGTGATGGAGGAGAACAACATCACCCACCAGGCTCGCTTCTTCAG GCGGATGACGGATGCCAATGGGAAGGAGTCGTGGGTCACCAACAACACCTACTGGAAGCTGCGCTTGGACCCCGGCTTCGCCCACCTGGACAGTGCAGTGCTGTGGTAG